A single window of Bos javanicus breed banteng chromosome 19, ARS-OSU_banteng_1.0, whole genome shotgun sequence DNA harbors:
- the FSCN2 gene encoding fascin-2 isoform X2, translating to MPTNGLHQVLKIQFGLVNDTDRYLTAESFGFKVNASAPSLKRKQMWVLEPDPGEGTAVLFRSSHLGRYLSAEEDGRVACEAERPGRDCRFLVLPQPDGRWVLQSEPHGRFFGGTEDQLSCFATAITPAELWTVHLAIHPQAHLLSVSRRRYAHLCPQEDEIAADSNTPWGVDALVTLIFQNRQYCLKSCDSRYLRSDGRLVWEPEARARYTLEFKAGKLAFKDCDGHYLAPVGPAGTLRAGRNTRPGKDELFDLEESHPQVVLVAANHRYVSVRQGVNVSANQDEELDHETFLMQIDQETKKCTFYSSTGGYWTLVTHGGIQATATQVSENTMFEMEWRGRRVALKASNGRYVCMKKNGQLAAISDFVGEHTPPAPGSLGLGALPGGSAPQALVSPAGEDEEFTLKLINRPILVLRGLDGFVCHRRGSNQLDTNRSVYDVFHLSFSDGAYQIRGRGGGFWHTGSHGSVCSDGERAEDFLFEFRERGRLAIRARSGKYLRGGASGLLRADADAPAGVALWEY from the exons ATGCCTACCAATGGCCTGCACCAGGTGCTGAAAATCCAGTTTGGCCTCGTCAATGACACTGACCGCTACCTGACGGCCGAGAGCTTTGGCTTCAAGGTCAACGCCTCAGCACCCAGCCTCAAGCGGAAGCAGATGTGGGTGCTGGAGCCGGACCCAGGGGAGGGCACTGCTGTGCTGTTTCGCAGCAGCCACCTGGGCCGTTACCTGTCGGCCGAGGAGGACGGGCGTGTGGCCTGCGAGGCGGAGCGGCCGGGTCGTGACTGCCGCTTCCTGGTCCTGCCGCAGCCCGATGGGCGCTGGGTGCTGCAGTCGGAACCGCACGGCCGCTTCTTTGGTGGCACCGAGGACCAGCTGTCCTGCTTCGCCACGGCCATCACCCCAGCCGAGCTGTGGACAGTGCACCTGGCCATCCACCCGCAGGCCCACCTGCTGAGCGTGAGCCGGCGGCGCTACGCACACCTATGCCCGCAGGAAGATGAGATCGCAGCGGACAGCAATACGCCATGGGGTGTGGACGCGCTTGTCACGCTCATCTTCCAGAACCGGCAGTACTGCCTCAAGTCCTGTGACAGCCGCTACCTGCGCAGCGACGGCCGCCTCGTCTGGGAGCCCGAGGCTCGTGCCCGCTACACGCTTGAGTTCAAGGCGGGCAAGTTGGCCTTCAAGGACTGTGATGGCCACTACCTGGCACCCGTGGGCCCCGCGGGCACGCTCAGGGCGGGCCGCAACACACGGCCTGGCAAGGACGAGCTCTTCGACCTGGAGGAGAGTCACCcacaggtggtgctggtggccgCCAACCACCGCTACGTGTCCGTGCGGCAAG GGGTCAATGTCTCAGCCAACCAAGATGAAGAACTGGATCACGAGACCTTCTTGATGCAAATTGACCAAGAGACAAAGAAGTGCACCTTCTATTCCAGCACTGGGGGCTACTGGACCCTGGTCACCCACGGGGGCATCCAGGCCACAGCTACACAAGT TTCTGAGAACACCATGTTTGAAATGGAGTGGCGGGGCCGACGGGTGGCCCTCAAGGCCAGTAACGGGCGCTATGTGTGCATGAAGAAGAATGGGCAGCTGGCGGCCATCAGCGATTTTGTGGGTGAGCACACCCCTCCTGCCCCGGGGAGCCTGGGGCTGGGCGCTCTGCCTGGGGGCAGT GCCCCTCAAGCCCTTGTCTCGCCAGCAGGGGAGGACGAGGAGTTCACGCTCAAGCTTATCAACCGGCCCATCCTGGTCCTGCGCGGCCTGGACGGCTTCGTCTGCCACCGACGTGGCTCCAACCAGCTGGACACCAACCGCTCGGTTTACGACGTGTTCCACCTGAGCTTCAGCGACGGCGCCTACCAGATCCGAG gCCGCGGCGGCGGGTTCTGGCACACCGGCAGCCACGGCAGCGTGTGCAGCGACGGCGAGCGCGCCGAGGACTTCCTGTTCGAGTTCCGGGAGCGCGGCCGCCTGGCCATCCGGGCCCGGAGCGGCAAGTACCTGCGTGGCGGCGCCTCGGGGCTGCTGCGCGCGGACGCGGACGCGCCGGCTGGGGTTGCGCTCTGGGAATACTGA
- the FSCN2 gene encoding fascin-2 isoform X1: MPTNGLHQVLKIQFGLVNDTDRYLTAESFGFKVNASAPSLKRKQMWVLEPDPGEGTAVLFRSSHLGRYLSAEEDGRVACEAERPGRDCRFLVLPQPDGRWVLQSEPHGRFFGGTEDQLSCFATAITPAELWTVHLAIHPQAHLLSVSRRRYAHLCPQEDEIAADSNTPWGVDALVTLIFQNRQYCLKSCDSRYLRSDGRLVWEPEARARYTLEFKAGKLAFKDCDGHYLAPVGPAGTLRAGRNTRPGKDELFDLEESHPQVVLVAANHRYVSVRQGVNVSANQDEELDHETFLMQIDQETKKCTFYSSTGGYWTLVTHGGIQATATQVSENTMFEMEWRGRRVALKASNGRYVCMKKNGQLAAISDFVGEDEEFTLKLINRPILVLRGLDGFVCHRRGSNQLDTNRSVYDVFHLSFSDGAYQIRGRGGGFWHTGSHGSVCSDGERAEDFLFEFRERGRLAIRARSGKYLRGGASGLLRADADAPAGVALWEY, from the exons ATGCCTACCAATGGCCTGCACCAGGTGCTGAAAATCCAGTTTGGCCTCGTCAATGACACTGACCGCTACCTGACGGCCGAGAGCTTTGGCTTCAAGGTCAACGCCTCAGCACCCAGCCTCAAGCGGAAGCAGATGTGGGTGCTGGAGCCGGACCCAGGGGAGGGCACTGCTGTGCTGTTTCGCAGCAGCCACCTGGGCCGTTACCTGTCGGCCGAGGAGGACGGGCGTGTGGCCTGCGAGGCGGAGCGGCCGGGTCGTGACTGCCGCTTCCTGGTCCTGCCGCAGCCCGATGGGCGCTGGGTGCTGCAGTCGGAACCGCACGGCCGCTTCTTTGGTGGCACCGAGGACCAGCTGTCCTGCTTCGCCACGGCCATCACCCCAGCCGAGCTGTGGACAGTGCACCTGGCCATCCACCCGCAGGCCCACCTGCTGAGCGTGAGCCGGCGGCGCTACGCACACCTATGCCCGCAGGAAGATGAGATCGCAGCGGACAGCAATACGCCATGGGGTGTGGACGCGCTTGTCACGCTCATCTTCCAGAACCGGCAGTACTGCCTCAAGTCCTGTGACAGCCGCTACCTGCGCAGCGACGGCCGCCTCGTCTGGGAGCCCGAGGCTCGTGCCCGCTACACGCTTGAGTTCAAGGCGGGCAAGTTGGCCTTCAAGGACTGTGATGGCCACTACCTGGCACCCGTGGGCCCCGCGGGCACGCTCAGGGCGGGCCGCAACACACGGCCTGGCAAGGACGAGCTCTTCGACCTGGAGGAGAGTCACCcacaggtggtgctggtggccgCCAACCACCGCTACGTGTCCGTGCGGCAAG GGGTCAATGTCTCAGCCAACCAAGATGAAGAACTGGATCACGAGACCTTCTTGATGCAAATTGACCAAGAGACAAAGAAGTGCACCTTCTATTCCAGCACTGGGGGCTACTGGACCCTGGTCACCCACGGGGGCATCCAGGCCACAGCTACACAAGT TTCTGAGAACACCATGTTTGAAATGGAGTGGCGGGGCCGACGGGTGGCCCTCAAGGCCAGTAACGGGCGCTATGTGTGCATGAAGAAGAATGGGCAGCTGGCGGCCATCAGCGATTTTGTGG GGGAGGACGAGGAGTTCACGCTCAAGCTTATCAACCGGCCCATCCTGGTCCTGCGCGGCCTGGACGGCTTCGTCTGCCACCGACGTGGCTCCAACCAGCTGGACACCAACCGCTCGGTTTACGACGTGTTCCACCTGAGCTTCAGCGACGGCGCCTACCAGATCCGAG gCCGCGGCGGCGGGTTCTGGCACACCGGCAGCCACGGCAGCGTGTGCAGCGACGGCGAGCGCGCCGAGGACTTCCTGTTCGAGTTCCGGGAGCGCGGCCGCCTGGCCATCCGGGCCCGGAGCGGCAAGTACCTGCGTGGCGGCGCCTCGGGGCTGCTGCGCGCGGACGCGGACGCGCCGGCTGGGGTTGCGCTCTGGGAATACTGA